In Pan paniscus chromosome 1, NHGRI_mPanPan1-v2.0_pri, whole genome shotgun sequence, the DNA window CCTTCCTCTGCTTCCTGATCTGCATTGTAGTTTCCTGGTCCTCTGGCCAGAGCTAAGAAGCTAAATAGCTTGTGTCAGTTTATCCAGCAGTTGCTTGGATTCTTTCTCTGAATAAAACACTGCTAGATCTTAGGGTGAACAAGACAAATGGGGTTTCTATAAAAATCCTTGAACTTCTGGTGGCCTGTATTTACAGCACAATTGGCCAAGTCCTTAAAAGGGGCATGGCACAAGCTGATGTGAGACCTTGCCACTTAGAACTCTGTTAGAAATAAGGacttatggctgggcacagtggctcacgcctgtaatcccaacactttgggaggccgaggcaggcagatgacgaggtcaggagctcaagagcatactggccaatatggtgaagcgccatctctactaaaaatacaagaattaactaggcgtggtggtgtgcgcctgtaatccaagctacttgggaggctgaggcaggagaatcgcttgaacccaggaggcggaggatgcagtgagccaagattgtgccattgcactctagcctgggtgacagagcgagattccgtctcaaaaaaataaataaataaaaagaaataaggactTTCAAGCCCCATCCCAGACATTCTGaatctgaatctgcatttttgaaAGATGCGTAGATGACTcgtaaattaaaatttgaaaagcaCTGCTATAAGAGATCTCAGAGGGTCTCTTAGAAGCACCCCCCGCCCCACATTCTACCTAGAATTGAATTGAGGCCTGGCCTTTCCCAGGGCTTATGGGTCAGTACAGtcattgatatttttttcttttttctttctctcccatgcTAACCATAGCTGAGAAGAAATGGCTTTGGAAAGAATGGCTTCTTGCAGAGCCGCAGTTCCAGCCTGTTCTCCCCTTGGAGAAGCACTTGCAAAGCAGAGTTTGAGGACTCAGACACCGAAACCAGTAGCAGTGAAACATCAGATGACGATGCCTGGAAGTAGGCATATAAATGCTCACAGTTAAATCTGACCCAGTAAACTCTGTGTGTTTAGGGAGTATACAAAAGAAATcgttcttttccttttcttatgttGTTGAATACTTCATTCACAAGGGAAATAATCATATCCCAAAGAGAGAGCGATTggcttgttttgcttttgttgttgttcttcccTGTTATCTGCTTAATAGAAGTTTGTGTGGTGGGACAGATTTTttaaacacactcacacacacacacacacatacacacccagtATATATGGGGCGATGCACAGGTAGGAGCTGGCAGTGCAGGGAAGAGGAGACACTGGTCTGCAGCAACAGCTTCTACTACCAGCCCTTGGGGCACTCACCCCTGTGATCAAGCAATCATTGTCAATGACAAAGTGACTATTGAAGTTATAATTGTATTAAATTAATGctaataatttggatattttattttatttttggctgcTCGGGTAACTTTAGCCCTTAACCAAGcatatgtgggtttttttggttgtttttttgtttttgttttttttctttttcctttttgggtACAGCTGTAAAATATTTGGATATAGGAAATGTTGTGTTATTCTTGCAGCCTTGATATTCAGGGTGgattgtaaaatataaatttttgtgaGATTTCAAAGATTAAGATTATTTTGATAACATTATTTACAGATTTAAAAGATGTGGTTATCACAAGTCTCGAGGGGGAAACTACTGCATAAAATAACTAACTTGGAATAAATATTTTGCATCAGTTTGGATTGTCTTGTGTAAgaagtatattttctttaaaattagatGAGTGGATTCTTTTTTAGGggaaatatttttagaagttgGGGGGAAATGTGAATTCAGACACAACTGTTTCTCTATTTTAGCAGATACTTTTTTGATGCAGAAAAACCTGTGCAATAAATTACCAGTAATAAAGTCAgaaaccaagtttttttttttcctgaaactgtTTTTTAGTGCCCATGTATTTACCAGTGTATGTATTTTAAGGGAGGTCTGTTATGTTTTCCTACTAAATAAGAACTtggagtgggggttgggggagagttGGACGATGGTAGCTGAATGGCTAGTGAAGGAAGCAggttttttcattcaacaaatactttttttttttttttttgagatggagtctcactgtgtcacccaggctggagtgcagtagcgatctcagctcactgcaagctccgcctcccaggttcccaccattctcctgcctcagcctcctgagtagctgggactacaggcgcctgccaccacgcctggctcattttttgtatttttagtagagacggggtttcaccgtgtttgccaggatggtctcaatctcctgatcttgtgatccacccacctcggcctcccaaagttctgggattacaggcgtgagccaccgcacccggcccattcaacaaatactttctAAGCCCCTGTTGTATGTCCCAGGCATTATGCAAGGCTCTGAGGATGCAAGGAGTGCCCAGCCCAGTAGGGGAGAGAATAGACAGTGATCTAAGAAAAGGACagggtttcaagaccagcctgggcaacacagtgacctgtctctataaaaaacaaaaacattaaaatggtCAGGTCCAGCCaggcgtggctcacgcctgtaatcccagcactttgggaggctgaagcgggtggatcacctgaggtcaggagttcgagaccagcctggctaacatggtgaaaccccatctccactgaaaatacaaaaaaattagccaggcatggtggcgggcgcctgtagtcccagctactcgggaggctgaggcaggagattggcgtgaacccaggaggcagagcttgcagtgagctgagatagcgccactgcactcagcctgggagaaagagtgagactctgtctcaaaaaaaaaaaaaaaaaaacagccaggcatggcagcaagcacctgtaatcctaactatttaggaggctgaggcaggagaattgcttgagcccaggaggcagaggttgcagtgagcccatactgcaccattgcactccagcctgggcaacagagcaagactctgtctcaaaaacagaaacaaaatagacAGGTCCACGTGgtagcacacacttgtagtcccagcttcttgggaggctaaggcaggaggattgcttgattccaAGGCAGTtcagggctacagtgagccatgatggcaccactacaatccagcctggatgacaatcCTGCTCCCGCCTCTTCGGCCTAGAGCAGGAGATCAGAGAACTACAAGCTGTctcttgagggaaaaaaaaaaaaatggtagtagTATTTCTACTGAATGCCTATCACTGttgcaccattgtaaagtcaaCCAGTCAGAAGTCTTAACCATTGAAAATTGGGACAAACTTAGTTGTTGAAAAGGAGGTTTCGATTTGGGCTTTGCCATTTACTTGTTTTCtgaaaacatatttctaaaaatgtacTCTTTATGTCAGTTGGAATTAAGCTGAACTGAGATGACATACTTTGAACACTTTGTAACTTGCTGCTGGTGGGTCATACCTTGGCTTTAGGTACTGAGTAGGGAAATGTCTTAAGTCCCTGTCTTGTTTAGAAAAGGGAgtttcggccaggcatggtggctcacacctgtaatcccagcactttgggaggccgaggcgggcagatcacgaggtcaggagatcaagaccatcctggctaacacggtgaaaccccatctctactaaaaatataaaaaaaaattagccgggcgcagtgatgggcacctgtagtctcagctactcggaaggctgaggcaggagaatggcttgaacccggaaggcggagcttgcagtgagcccagatagtgccactgcacttcggcctgggcgaaagagcgagactccgtctcaaaaaaaaaaaaaaaaaaaagccgggtgtggtggcaggtgcctgtagtcccagctactggggaggctgaggcaggagaatggtgtcaacctgggaggcagagcttgcagtgagccgagatcctgccattgcactgtagcctgggcaacagagcgagactgtctcaaaaaaagaaaagaaaagggtgtttcttggccgggcgcagtggcttacgcctgtaatcccagcactttgggaggccaaggcgggcggatcacgaggtcaggagatcgagaccatcctggctaacatggtgaaaccccgtctctactaaaaaatacaaaaaatgagccaagcgtggtggtgggcacctgtagtctcagctacttgggaggctgaggcaggagaattgcgtgaacccaggaggcagagctcattgcagtgagctgagatcgcgccactgcacttcggcctgggcgacagcgagactccatctcaaaaaaaaaaaaaaaaagtaaagagggTTTCTTAAGAAATATGCGGTCACCTCAGAGCTCCTCCATATATTTTGGGAGTGGGAGTGGAGTGAAGAATTTCACCAACAGTTCAGGGTCTTTCTGGCTTCTGGCCAATCTTGGGAGAGAGAAGGGGTTTCTTTCTGGACTTGATTCCCTCATCTGATAGATTCATTCTGTTCGCCCACAGCTTTCATTTCTTGGGCTGTGCTGATTATCTTTGTCTACAGCTGAAAAATGAGGAATCAGGGAATGGGAGTTAGGGAGAGACTGCTATCCCTGGTGCGACATGGTTTTCAGGCAGAATGCTGGAAAGGTCAGAGTGCCTCCTTTGCCAGGTAGTTCTCTGGATTGGAGAATGGTACAAACTGTTACATCCACTTGGGAGTACAGCAATGAAAAAGATGACACTTGCCTTTTAGAGGCTATTAAATGACCAATGATGTAGTAAGTGATAAGGGCCCAGCTAGTCTAGGAGGCAGctgctttttcctctttattaataGTCAGGGAAACCAAGCTACAATTAGAGACTTGCCCACGTTCAGACTTTGTAACACTTTTTCAAGCCAGTGGCTCCTCCCAAACGGCCGAGGTTTCCCCACCCATTCTCCTGACCTGCCCAGCCCTGTGGTTGCTGTCCAGGGAGCTAAGGCTCTCCCCAAACAAACTTGAAGATCTCACAGACCTAATAGACCCGGCCTTTCCTCTCTGCCTCTGGCTTTATGTCTCTCATCCTCCTCTGCCTTTCCCCTGCCCTTGATCCCTTCTGCAGGTCTTGGCTGGTTTCAGGAAACAGGTCCCATCCCATGGACTCCCACTCTGGGGAGCCAGCGCTCCTGCCCTGTGGGACCTGTGACATGGTTTTCCGCTCCTCAGCTCTGTTAGCCACCCACACTCAGCGCTTCTGCATTGGCCACCCGACCCaagagatgacatttggagcACAGGCATCAGTTGCCACTGAACCCCAGCGGGCCGCGGTAAGGGCCTCCATGGCCATGGGTGGGGATTCAAAGGAGCCAGGACCTTTATGATTCCTCATCCTACTACACCGTATCCCCAGGTTGTGCCACAAGAACACCAGGGCGTGCCACAAGAACCCCAGGGCCTCCCAGACCAGCAGGCCAGTAGATCTGCTTTAAAGAGGTTAACAGAGGAGGTACAGCTACCTACCTTCCCCCCAGGGCTCAAAACGTTGAGCGTCTTCCCCAAACCTGTAGATCATACTTGGGACAGATTCTGCCCACGCAGAGATCGCGGATCGCTGTTAcctccaggtgcagtggctgcgGCTATCCCTACAGGAAATGCGGCCCTGGATAACAGAGGTCCCCAGGGTGTTCGCGGGGCCCTGGACACGTTCCGAGGCGCGGCCTCAGAGTCCCATGTCCGAGGCGGTGGGAAGCCCCAGCGAGCGGCTGCGGGCGCTGTTCAGGACTCGCGCGAGGCGCGTGGCGGAGATGGAAGCGCAGAGCCGGGCCCTGCAGCTACGCGGCGAGGGTGAAGGAGATGGGGGACGGGGACCAAGGACCTCCTCTGCCCTCGCCCTTTGGCTTAAGCTTGCTCGGGCCGGTTCTGACTCGGCCCGCATTCCCTCAGAACTGAGCCGACGCCTCCAAGTTGTGGCCTGTACGCGGGGCGGGATGTCCCGCCTCTTCGGCCTGGAGCAGGAGATTCGAGAACTACAAGCTGAGGCCGGGAGGACGCGGGGAGCTCTAGAGGTGTTGGGGGCCCGCATTCAGGAGCTGCAGGCGGAGCCAGGGTGAGACCCGACTAAGCGGATCCCCGGAACATGCGGCTCCGGGGTGGGAGGGGCGGGCTGGCTGCAGCTCCGGGGCCTCTGATGCGTTACCGTCTCCCTGCGCGTCGCCTGCCACCCCAGGAACCCTCTGCGCTCCCGGCGAGAGGCAGAACTTTATTCTCCAGTGCTAAAGGCCAACCCGGGAACTCTGGCTGCCGAAATCCGGTGAGAGCCAGGGCCGGAGATGGGCATAGGGCGAAGCGCTGAGCAGTTCTGGAAAGACGGCCTTCCTGTTCCCCACTCCCTAGGGCGCTGCGGGAGGCCTACATTCGAGACGGGGGCCGGGACCCCGGCGTGCTGGGCCAGATATGGCAGTTGCAGGTGGAGGCGTCTGCACTGGAGCTGCAGCGGTCGCAGACCCGCAGAGGTGAACAGGAGGGCCTCTCGCCAGCGGTGGTCAGTCCTGGGAGGAGAAAAGAACTCGAGGGAGGGCCTGTGGCTGTGGATGGCATGTGAGCTGACAAGTCCAGCCTTATCCGAAGAGCCTTAGCGCTGGAGAGCTGCTCACAGCCGGACGCGGCCAGTCACCAGAGGTCAAAGGTGACAGGTCACACTTGTTCATCGCAGGAAGGGCAGGTGCCACCTCAGGGGAGCTTCCAGTAGTGGAG includes these proteins:
- the CCDC17 gene encoding coiled-coil domain-containing protein 17 isoform X1 — translated: MSLILLCLSPALDPFCRSWLVSGNRSHPMDSHSGEPALLPCGTCDMVFRSSALLATHTQRFCIGHPTQEMTFGAQASVATEPQRAAVVPQEHQGVPQEPQGLPDQQASRSALKRLTEEVQWLRLSLQEMRPWITEVPRVFAGPWTRSEARPQSPMSEAVGSPSERLRALFRTRARRVAEMEAQSRALQLRGEGEGDGGRGPRTSSALALWLKLARAGSDSARIPSELSRRLQVVACTRGGMSRLFGLEQEIRELQAEAGRTRGALEVLGARIQELQAEPGNPLRSRREAELYSPVLKANPGTLAAEIRALREAYIRDGGRDPGVLGQIWQLQVEASALELQRSQTRRGRAGATSGELPVVEAENRRLEAEILALQMQRGRAPLGPQDLRLLGDASLQPKGRRDPPLLPPPVAPPLPPLPGFSEPQLPGTMTRNLGLDSHFLLPTSDMLGPAPYDPGAGLVIFYDFLRGLEASWIWVQLRTGLARDGQDTGRTTVLPPALCLPPPPAPGPMGNCAILASRQPVPRLPPSPSVSLVCELQVWQGLAWARAPQPKAWVSLGLFDQEQRVLSGRWRLPLRALPLDPSLSLGQLNGIPQAGQAELFLRLVNARDAAVQTLAEINPASVHEYQYPPPVSSTSSPEANFLTPAAGFADPPPRTEEPLSGVKDRDEGLGPHHSSDLPPVSF
- the CCDC17 gene encoding coiled-coil domain-containing protein 17 isoform X2, whose protein sequence is MSLILLCLSPALDPFCRSWLVSGNRSHPMDSHSGEPALLPCGTCDMVFRSSALLATHTQRFCIGHPTQEMTFGAQASVATEPQRAAVVPQEHQGVPQEPQGLPDQQASRSALKRLTEEVQWLRLSLQEMRPWITEVPRVFAGPWTRSEARPQSPMSEAVGSPSERLRALFRTRARRVAEMEAQSRALQLRGEELSRRLQVVACTRGGMSRLFGLEQEIRELQAEAGRTRGALEVLGARIQELQAEPGNPLRSRREAELYSPVLKANPGTLAAEIRALREAYIRDGGRDPGVLGQIWQLQVEASALELQRSQTRRGRAGATSGELPVVEAENRRLEAEILALQMQRGRAPLGPQDLRLLGDASLQPKGRRDPPLLPPPVAPPLPPLPGFSEPQLPGTMTRNLGLDSHFLLPTSDMLGPAPYDPGAGLVIFYDFLRGLEASWIWVQLRTGLARDGQDTGRTTVLPPALCLPPPPAPGPMGNCAILASRQPVPRLPPSPSVSLVCELQVWQGLAWARAPQPKAWVSLGLFDQEQRVLSGRWRLPLRALPLDPSLSLGQLNGIPQAGQAELFLRLVNARDAAVQTLAEINPASVHEYQYPPPVSSTSSPEANFLTPAAGFADPPPRTEEPLSGVKDRDEGLGPHHSSDLPPVSF